ATCTGCCGGAATTTCTCCCGAGTGCGGGTGTGCTTGTCGTCCATGTCGTCGGCTTTGACTTCCGGATTCCACGACGTCGGCTGAGCCGGCAGCAGCAGATCGAGCAGGCGATTCTCGACACCCTGTTCGGCTTTCTCGCGGAGTTCTTCCTTCTTCTTCTGCCGAACCAGCAGAATGGACGCCTCAACCAGATCGCGAATCATGCTTTCGACATCGCGGCCGTAGTAGCCAACTTCAGTGTACTTGGTCGCTTCGACCTTGATGAACGGAGCCCCGGTCATGTTGGCCAGCCGACGGGTGATCTCGGTTTTTCCGACCCCGGTCGGCCCGATCATGATGATATTCTTCGGCGTAATCTCCTTCCGCTGCTCATCACTCAGCTTCCGCCAGCGATACCGGTTTCGCAGCGCAATCGCGACCGCCCGCTTGGCATCGTTCTGCCCGACGATATGCCGGTTGAGGGCATCGACGATCTCCTGTGGAGTCATCTCAAGATACGTGCGAGGCGTGGGAGTGGTCGGTGTCGGAGTTGTCATGGAAAGAGTCCGTTATGAAAAAGATCGGCTGCCGGAAAGCAGCGGTTCGAACTGCAGTCCGGCTGACAGCCTATTGTCACGCCCGATCGGGTTTGGTCAAAAGAGAAACCCCACGTGCGGCGTACCATGCCACGCTTCGGGGTGTCGTGCCCACGCTCGTGTGGGCATGGCAGTCTTGTGCGTTCAAGAAGTACTCACCGTTTTCATTCGATCGATGAGGCGTGAGTCCAGTCTTGGGTGAGAACTGGATGTGAGCCGCTTGCTGACCGAATTATTCAACGCTTTACGCTCAGCCCAATTCATCAATTTGCGACCCGCATTGCATGCCTACGCGAGCGTGGGCATGGCACTCACTCATCCTCTGGCAGTCTAATTTGCGGCTGGGAGTTCTTCGATCACCAGGTTGTTATTCGTGTAGATATCAATCTCGGAGGCAATCTGCAGGGATTGTTCCACGATCTCCCGAGCCGAGAGATCGGAATGACGAATCAGTGCCCGGGCGGCTGCCAGGGCGTAGTTTCCGCCGGAGCCAATGCCGATAATGTTGTCCTGCGGATTGACGACATCCCCCTGTCCGGTGATCAGCAGGGAATGTTCGGCATTCACGACGACCATCAGCGCTTCGAGCTTGCGGAGAACCCGGTCGGTTCGCCAGTCGCGGGCCAGTTCGGTCGCGGCTCGGGGAATGTTGCCGGGAAAGTCCTTGGCTTTCGTCTCGAACCGCTCCATCAGCGAGAAGGCATCGGCGGTCGAGCCGGCGAAGCCGACGACGACGTTGCCGTCCAGAATGCGGCGGATCTTCTTGGTGTCCTGCTTCAGAATGCTTTCGCCATAGGTCACCTGTCCATCACCGCCAATGGCGACGACCCCCTTGTGACGCACCGTCAGAATGGTCGTGGAACGGGTTTTGACACGCAGATACTCCGGCATGAGACTCTCATTACTTCAACAGGAAACAGAAACAGACCAACACACAGGCTATCACCCCCTGAGAGGTCGGGCAACTGCGACAATTTGCTTTGGTTCAATTCTCGTTCGCCAGCCGAACGACATTCCGATATCCTGCGAACGCTCAACGATTTTTTCAGGAACCACCTCATGAACGATCCCCAGAAACTCAATCAGCGTGTTGTCGATCTCGAATCGATGATCATGATCCTGCAGCGTGATCTGGAGCAGATGAGCAGTGTCGTTCATGACCAGCAGCGACAGATCGAGGACCTGCAAACGCAGATCGATCACTGGAACGACAAGTTTGCCAGCGACCTGGACGATCTGCCCGATCCGCTCGATGAAAAGCCGCCTCATTATTAATCGGCGAGAGTTGCCAGTCTGGTCGGGCATCCGGTACTTTGACGAGAGTCTGTTTTCCGATCGCCATCGGAACCTCGCTGCCGTTTCATCGGAGGAGCCGAGTCCATGCTGTCGTTTCGTTTCGCAGTCCGGCTGTTGCTGATCGCTCTGATCACCGGCCTGACTGTTCCGCAGTTTGCCGCAGCCGATGTCCGCGAAGACATCGCCGCAGTGCTCAAGGTCGATCATCAGGCCAGGAATATCGATCTGGCTCGTCAAGGCGTCGAGAACCTGCAGAAGTCGGGAATCGATGCTCTGTTGCCGATTCTCAATGGACTGGAGGACGCCAATCCTCTCGCGGCCAACTATTTGCGGAACGCATTCGAGACCGTGGCCAGCGATGCCGTCGCGAATGGCCAGAAGCTCCCCGTCGAAGACCTGCTCAACTTTGTCCGCCGGACGAAGAACCGCGACATCGCCCGGCGACTCGCGTTCGAATGGATTCGCAAGGTCGAACCCGAACAGGCCGAAGAGTTGATTCCGAACTTCCTGGGCGATCCGAGTGCGGAACTTCGTCGTGAAGCCGTGGCTCGACTCCTGAAAGAAGCCGAGCAGATGGAGCCGAACAATCCCGGTCGCCAGAGCCGCTATCTGCAGGCTCTGTCGGGAGCCTCTGATGATGATCAGGTGAAGAAGATTGTCGCTGCACTCAAGGACCTGGACGTCGAAGTCAACGTCCAGGAGCATTACGGATTCCTCAACACCTGGCATCTCATCGGCCCCTTCGACAATCGCGACAAGAAGGGCTTTGATGTCGTTTATCCGCCGGAGAATGAAATCAATCTCGAAGCCGAATACGAGGGACAACTCGGCCCGGTTCGCTGGCAGCAGTTACAGACCGACGATCCTTACGGTCTGCTGAACATCGCTACCGATTTCG
The sequence above is a segment of the Rubinisphaera margarita genome. Coding sequences within it:
- a CDS encoding SlyX family protein, whose protein sequence is MNDPQKLNQRVVDLESMIMILQRDLEQMSSVVHDQQRQIEDLQTQIDHWNDKFASDLDDLPDPLDEKPPHY
- the hslV gene encoding ATP-dependent protease subunit HslV is translated as MPEYLRVKTRSTTILTVRHKGVVAIGGDGQVTYGESILKQDTKKIRRILDGNVVVGFAGSTADAFSLMERFETKAKDFPGNIPRAATELARDWRTDRVLRKLEALMVVVNAEHSLLITGQGDVVNPQDNIIGIGSGGNYALAAARALIRHSDLSAREIVEQSLQIASEIDIYTNNNLVIEELPAAN